A stretch of Natronococcus sp. CG52 DNA encodes these proteins:
- a CDS encoding metallophosphoesterase — protein MATEYVFISDLHMGGDEQLTTLDFEAELLSFLEDLEERGGDVELIINGDTFGLWEYTETSDRDKLERVIEDHPRVFEQLRTTGEAIDITIIPGNHDYDLACYPSHIDRLAEFNVSLEPAVAITREVGDADIWIEHGQQHDSNNRMPDWGNPDALPVGYFIVQRIVAAAGRYSERARGDWLRDIQSVAPMEEIPRWLFSNYFYREMSPVLRAIVVPLLLFFNITLLYLFGTVLEAFGILPARLFTDNPLVRALGIADIVLEIIITINLIVIFVLLLLAIPLWLFRRDFRHTLGRFGIILSGVHVGQGDEPFLVAARDVFEANRDVAVFVYGHTHRASLTRWGDRLVLNTGTWLKKLRHVETRFSRLPDIYYPSFRLNYFRIFAEGDRIVVDYEEVETEQPRDLTRFQRLVTRRPPPEPPIPNRTVIDPERPLEVPADLGDGSPPNGSDDSDGSDDVPVSERDDGTPNRTIDSPRERR, from the coding sequence ATGGCTACCGAGTACGTCTTCATTAGCGACCTCCACATGGGCGGCGACGAACAGCTCACGACGCTCGACTTCGAGGCGGAACTCCTCTCGTTTCTCGAGGATCTCGAGGAGCGAGGCGGCGACGTGGAGCTGATCATCAACGGCGATACCTTCGGGCTGTGGGAGTACACGGAAACGTCGGATCGGGACAAACTCGAGCGCGTGATCGAGGATCACCCGCGGGTGTTCGAACAGCTTCGCACGACCGGCGAGGCGATCGACATCACGATCATCCCGGGCAACCACGACTACGATCTCGCCTGCTATCCGTCGCACATCGACCGGCTCGCCGAGTTCAACGTCTCGCTCGAGCCGGCGGTCGCGATCACGCGCGAGGTCGGTGACGCCGACATCTGGATCGAGCACGGCCAGCAACACGATTCGAACAACCGGATGCCCGACTGGGGGAACCCCGACGCACTCCCCGTCGGCTACTTCATCGTCCAGCGGATCGTCGCCGCCGCCGGGCGATACTCCGAACGCGCCAGGGGCGACTGGCTTCGGGACATCCAGTCGGTCGCGCCGATGGAAGAGATTCCGCGCTGGCTCTTCTCCAACTACTTCTACCGGGAGATGAGTCCGGTGCTGCGTGCGATCGTCGTCCCGCTGTTGCTGTTTTTCAATATCACCCTGCTCTACCTCTTCGGCACCGTCCTCGAGGCGTTCGGCATCCTTCCGGCCCGGCTGTTCACCGACAACCCGCTCGTTCGCGCGCTCGGCATCGCCGACATCGTCCTCGAGATAATCATCACGATCAACCTCATCGTCATTTTCGTCCTCCTGTTGCTCGCGATTCCGCTCTGGCTGTTCAGACGCGATTTTCGGCACACGCTCGGGCGCTTCGGAATCATCCTATCGGGCGTGCACGTCGGCCAGGGCGACGAGCCGTTCCTGGTGGCGGCCAGGGACGTCTTCGAGGCGAACCGGGACGTCGCCGTCTTCGTCTACGGACACACCCACCGAGCGTCGCTGACGCGGTGGGGTGATCGGCTCGTCCTCAACACCGGCACCTGGCTGAAGAAGCTACGACACGTCGAGACGCGGTTCTCGCGGTTGCCGGATATCTACTACCCCTCGTTTCGACTGAACTACTTCCGGATCTTCGCCGAGGGCGACCGGATCGTCGTCGACTACGAGGAGGTCGAGACCGAACAGCCGCGGGATCTTACCCGCTTTCAGCGCCTCGTCACCCGCCGCCCGCCGCCGGAACCTCCGATCCCGAATCGAACGGTGATCGACCCCGAGAGGCCGCTCGAGGTGCCGGCCGATCTCGGCGACGGATCGCCACCCAACGGCAGCGATGACAGCGACGGCAGCGATGACGTGCCAGTGAGCGAACGCGATGACGGAACGCCGAACAGGACGATCGATTCGCCGCGAGAGCGGCGATAA
- a CDS encoding spermidine synthase: protein MEKEAITSYRPTKPEIAVFVSGVTSMGLEILAVRVVAPQFGSHIYTVGGILTVFLAALSLGYWQGGKRARLATNREMSWIMLATAVYVAVVVYASDLLLVSTSTLALPPRYASLPAVIALFGPPTYLLGFISPYAAELSQKQGIGEASGHVYALGTIGSILGSAATTFVLIPVLSIGEIGVLFGLVLVAAALALTLPSPSRNPTVASVFVVLLLVGAAGGGPVAFDYRGDVVYESQTPHQQLEVVDDGDTRTMYLDGARHSAIDLEDPDRHVFAYTRYFHLPMLVTDEPDDVDRVLFIGGGGYTGPQDFEEEYDATVDVVEIDPEVTEAAETYFGLEQDEELNAHAEDGRQFLQNTDETYDLIVLDAYKQDQVPFHLTTEEFMQLAADRLSDDGVLLANVVSSPNGPASEFYRAEYKTMEQAFPEVYSFRTSEESSVQNIELVATKDDGELTQADLEQRNENRELGIDLSDEIDHRMADPETDDVPVLRDDRAPVDSLLDPMMGQRYVIEETGESEPATAKTATSPAT, encoded by the coding sequence ATGGAGAAGGAGGCGATCACGTCCTATCGGCCCACGAAACCCGAGATCGCCGTTTTCGTCTCGGGCGTGACCAGTATGGGTCTCGAGATCCTCGCGGTGCGCGTCGTCGCACCGCAGTTCGGGAGTCACATCTACACCGTCGGCGGCATTCTGACGGTCTTCCTCGCCGCGCTGAGCCTGGGCTACTGGCAGGGCGGCAAGCGTGCGAGACTGGCGACGAACCGGGAGATGTCCTGGATCATGCTCGCGACCGCAGTGTACGTCGCGGTGGTGGTCTACGCGAGCGATCTGTTGCTCGTGTCCACGTCGACGCTGGCGTTGCCGCCGCGGTACGCCTCGCTTCCGGCCGTGATCGCCCTCTTCGGTCCGCCGACCTATCTGCTGGGCTTCATCAGCCCCTACGCCGCCGAACTCTCGCAGAAGCAGGGTATCGGCGAGGCGTCGGGCCACGTCTACGCGCTGGGGACCATCGGGAGCATCCTCGGCTCGGCGGCGACGACGTTCGTCCTCATTCCCGTCCTGAGCATCGGCGAGATCGGAGTTCTCTTCGGACTCGTGCTCGTCGCCGCCGCGCTCGCGCTCACGCTGCCGTCGCCGTCGCGCAATCCGACGGTCGCGAGCGTCTTCGTCGTGCTGTTGCTCGTCGGCGCGGCCGGCGGCGGTCCCGTCGCGTTCGACTATCGCGGTGACGTCGTCTACGAGAGCCAGACTCCCCACCAGCAACTCGAGGTCGTCGACGACGGCGATACCCGGACCATGTACCTGGACGGCGCCCGTCACAGCGCGATCGACCTCGAGGATCCCGACCGTCACGTCTTCGCCTACACGCGGTACTTCCACCTGCCGATGCTCGTGACCGACGAACCCGACGACGTCGACCGCGTCCTCTTCATCGGCGGCGGCGGCTACACCGGTCCGCAGGACTTCGAGGAAGAGTACGACGCGACCGTCGACGTCGTCGAGATCGATCCCGAAGTGACCGAAGCCGCCGAGACGTACTTCGGCCTCGAGCAGGACGAGGAGCTGAACGCCCACGCCGAGGACGGCCGGCAGTTCCTCCAGAATACGGACGAGACGTACGATCTGATCGTGCTGGACGCCTACAAGCAGGATCAGGTGCCGTTTCACCTGACGACCGAGGAGTTCATGCAGCTGGCTGCGGACCGGCTGAGCGACGACGGCGTCCTCCTCGCGAACGTCGTCTCCTCGCCGAACGGCCCCGCATCGGAGTTCTACCGCGCGGAGTACAAGACCATGGAACAGGCGTTCCCGGAGGTCTACAGCTTCCGCACGTCCGAGGAGAGCTCCGTCCAGAACATCGAACTCGTCGCGACGAAAGACGACGGCGAACTCACGCAGGCCGACCTCGAGCAGCGAAACGAAAATCGGGAGCTGGGAATCGATCTGAGCGACGAGATCGACCACCGGATGGCCGATCCCGAAACCGATGACGTCCCGGTTCTGCGCGACGACAGAGCGCCGGTCGACAGCCTGCTCGATCCGATGATGGGCCAGCGGTACGTCATCGAGGAGACGGGGGAGTCGGAGCCGGCGACGGCGAAGACGGCGACATCCCCGGCGACGTGA
- a CDS encoding SRPBCC family protein, translated as MREVTVSRRIDATPVEISSRFDPPALVEAEGSFTVETVDERDEATIVVASGPGMQLPLRFEYRDDALYYTQEGEQGPFEHMETWLEFDALDGETTITFRSSVSLAAPLPFGDRIAAWKRKGELNRALEAIESAFD; from the coding sequence ATGCGGGAGGTCACCGTGTCTCGACGGATTGACGCGACGCCCGTCGAGATTTCGTCGCGATTCGATCCACCGGCGCTCGTCGAGGCCGAAGGCAGCTTTACCGTCGAGACCGTCGACGAGAGAGACGAGGCGACGATCGTGGTCGCCAGCGGTCCCGGCATGCAGCTTCCGCTGCGATTCGAGTACCGCGACGATGCGCTCTACTACACCCAGGAGGGCGAACAGGGGCCGTTCGAGCACATGGAAACGTGGCTGGAGTTTGACGCACTGGACGGCGAAACGACGATCACGTTCCGATCGTCCGTGTCGCTCGCCGCGCCGCTTCCCTTCGGTGATCGGATCGCCGCCTGGAAACGGAAGGGGGAACTGAACCGCGCGCTCGAGGCGATCGAATCGGCGTTCGACTGA
- a CDS encoding VOC family protein, with translation MTDDIEITADRPDSPIRLSGTDHVTLIGSNEEDTIAFYRDLLGMPLVLRQPNLDDPDSTHLFFDTGDGRIITFFVTDDRQSNPQPLRHQIGSVHHISFSLDPERFVETKEALEDADHGYNEFDRGIFHSLYTRDHNGLTIELSTDKFDVPDDRRGEVLATAQRLREEDGVDFAEERHLEGALEELGIDAEKYELPDAPSGAGL, from the coding sequence ATGACAGACGACATCGAGATCACGGCCGACCGACCGGACAGTCCGATCCGACTCTCGGGAACCGACCACGTCACGCTCATCGGGAGCAACGAGGAGGATACGATCGCGTTCTACCGCGACCTGCTCGGCATGCCGCTGGTCCTCAGACAGCCGAACCTCGACGATCCGGACTCCACGCACCTCTTCTTCGATACGGGTGACGGCCGGATCATCACCTTCTTCGTCACCGACGACCGGCAGTCGAACCCGCAGCCGCTTCGCCACCAGATCGGCTCCGTCCACCACATCTCGTTTTCGCTCGACCCCGAGCGGTTCGTCGAGACGAAAGAAGCGCTCGAGGACGCCGACCACGGCTACAACGAGTTCGACCGCGGCATCTTCCACTCGCTGTACACTCGCGACCACAACGGACTCACGATCGAACTCTCGACCGACAAGTTCGACGTTCCCGACGACCGCCGCGGCGAGGTGCTGGCGACGGCCCAGCGACTCCGCGAAGAGGATGGCGTCGACTTCGCCGAGGAACGTCACCTCGAGGGCGCGCTCGAGGAACTGGGGATCGACGCCGAGAAGTACGAGCTACCGGATGCGCCCTCGGGCGCCGGACTCTGA
- a CDS encoding DUF6517 family protein → MNRRHVIAGVGSIGLGSLAGCLGLVGLDEHEASPAGVEPSVRDDTGYEQTDVDDLRIEEEVGVSALSETVVVTNYLTEHEKAVDMGPLGEQRGATFVILSTPKISIAGQNVNPVEDKSTAELVELVADNYDDIGDVEHVEDEEATVLEQSATMSTFVADAEFNGSSVDVNLHVTEAVETDDDLLVTIGVYPQRVESQEEPNVRSLVEHVIEDAEGDDGAQNGGDQNGADESDDEDGDEAESDDEEEDGESEDDEDDGIGV, encoded by the coding sequence ATGAACCGTCGACATGTCATCGCCGGCGTAGGAAGCATCGGACTCGGGAGTCTGGCGGGCTGTCTGGGGCTGGTCGGTCTCGACGAGCACGAGGCATCGCCGGCCGGCGTCGAACCGTCCGTCCGCGACGATACCGGGTACGAACAGACCGACGTCGACGACCTGCGGATCGAAGAGGAGGTCGGCGTCTCCGCGCTCTCCGAGACGGTCGTCGTGACGAACTACCTCACGGAACACGAGAAGGCGGTGGACATGGGTCCACTCGGCGAACAGCGAGGGGCGACGTTCGTGATCCTCTCGACCCCGAAGATCTCCATCGCGGGTCAGAACGTCAATCCGGTCGAAGACAAGTCGACCGCCGAACTCGTCGAACTGGTCGCCGACAACTACGACGACATCGGCGACGTCGAGCACGTCGAGGACGAAGAGGCGACCGTGCTCGAGCAGTCGGCGACGATGTCGACGTTCGTCGCCGACGCGGAGTTCAACGGCTCGAGCGTCGACGTGAACCTCCACGTCACCGAGGCCGTCGAGACCGACGACGACCTGCTCGTGACGATCGGCGTCTACCCCCAGCGCGTCGAGAGTCAGGAAGAACCCAACGTGCGCTCGCTCGTCGAACACGTGATCGAGGACGCCGAAGGCGACGACGGCGCTCAGAACGGCGGCGACCAGAACGGAGCGGACGAGAGCGACGACGAAGACGGTGACGAGGCGGAAAGTGACGATGAGGAAGAAGACGGGGAGAGTGAAGACGACGAAGACGACGGGATCGGCGTCTGA
- a CDS encoding TMEM175 family protein, whose protein sequence is MVRTLGGEGTDRMEALSDGLFAIVLTLLVLQFEVPDVPADELPAAVADQETLLISYLLSFVVVGLYWTIHHNLFRYIVGHDRILLWLNLLFLLSISFLPYPTELMGSYGTRFAWTLYATNFVLVGALVTAVWEYAARAGFAGDAVDDRAARLITVRGLISPAVFALSIGVAAVDLSLAFYTPLLILPLQALWVRHYRREIGPLEE, encoded by the coding sequence ATGGTGAGGACGCTCGGCGGGGAGGGAACGGATCGGATGGAAGCCCTGAGCGACGGACTGTTCGCGATCGTTCTCACGCTGTTAGTGTTGCAGTTCGAGGTCCCCGACGTTCCCGCGGACGAGCTGCCGGCGGCAGTCGCCGATCAGGAGACGCTGCTGATCAGCTACCTCCTGAGCTTCGTCGTCGTGGGTCTCTACTGGACCATCCATCACAACCTCTTTCGATACATCGTCGGCCACGACCGGATCCTGCTGTGGCTGAATCTCCTGTTCTTGCTGTCGATCTCCTTTCTCCCCTATCCGACGGAGCTGATGGGCAGCTACGGGACGCGGTTCGCCTGGACGCTGTACGCGACCAACTTCGTGCTGGTCGGCGCGCTCGTGACCGCCGTCTGGGAGTACGCCGCCCGAGCGGGGTTCGCGGGCGACGCGGTCGACGACCGGGCTGCGCGACTGATCACCGTCCGCGGACTGATCTCGCCCGCCGTCTTCGCCCTCTCGATCGGCGTCGCCGCCGTCGATCTCTCGCTCGCGTTCTACACGCCGCTGTTGATCTTGCCGCTGCAGGCGTTGTGGGTGCGCCACTACCGGCGGGAGATCGGCCCGCTCGAGGAGTGA
- a CDS encoding CobW family GTP-binding protein, which produces MSSTIPVTVLSGSLGAGKTTLLNHLLRNAGERDLAVLVNDMGAVNVDAELVADGSDLDAGGVAELSNGCICCELQDDLETAVVRLARNREFDHLIVESSGISEPEPVASLFTTASRVAARYEIDALVTVLDTRLFLDAFAGDDVPERRGDPDGEADRPLSDLLIEQLEVANVVLLNKADLCDPNELEEAEVLVRALQPDAETIRTEFSAVDPDRLLGVGLFEPQHLGEGAGWQRALEGDETDEKAADHGGERGQGDERSHEGDHSHGDGHDHDDGQGDDPDGDQNHDHDHRHPDEVYGVESVVFRERRPVHPERFASFLRELPDNVVRSKGVVWVAGRDAKVELSQAGPSVRATNNGPWIATLPEIRRDLYRSNRPDLEWHDEHGDRRTELVVIGTGLDEKRLRSRLRDCLVTDEEWERAETLANPFPDEAEEAVVLREP; this is translated from the coding sequence ATGTCATCGACGATTCCCGTTACCGTCCTCTCGGGGAGTCTGGGAGCGGGAAAGACGACGCTGCTCAATCACCTGCTGCGCAACGCGGGCGAACGCGACCTCGCCGTGCTGGTCAACGATATGGGCGCGGTGAACGTCGATGCCGAACTCGTCGCCGACGGATCGGATCTCGACGCAGGCGGCGTCGCGGAGCTCTCGAACGGCTGTATCTGCTGCGAGCTGCAGGACGATCTCGAGACGGCGGTCGTCCGACTGGCCCGCAATCGGGAGTTCGACCACCTGATCGTCGAATCGTCGGGTATCTCCGAACCCGAACCGGTCGCCAGCCTGTTCACGACCGCCTCGCGGGTCGCCGCCCGCTACGAGATCGACGCGCTCGTCACCGTCCTCGACACCCGACTGTTCCTCGACGCCTTCGCCGGCGATGACGTTCCCGAGCGCCGCGGCGATCCGGACGGAGAGGCCGACCGTCCCCTCTCGGACCTCCTGATCGAGCAACTCGAGGTCGCGAACGTCGTGCTGCTCAACAAGGCGGACCTCTGCGACCCGAACGAACTCGAGGAGGCGGAGGTTCTCGTCCGGGCGCTCCAGCCGGACGCGGAGACGATCCGGACGGAGTTCTCCGCGGTCGATCCCGACCGCCTGCTCGGCGTCGGCCTGTTCGAGCCCCAGCACCTCGGCGAGGGAGCCGGGTGGCAGCGGGCGCTCGAGGGGGACGAAACCGACGAGAAAGCGGCGGATCACGGAGGCGAGCGCGGTCAGGGTGACGAGCGAAGCCACGAAGGCGACCACAGTCACGGAGACGGCCACGACCACGATGACGGGCAGGGAGACGACCCGGACGGCGACCAGAACCACGATCACGACCACCGCCACCCCGACGAGGTCTACGGCGTCGAGTCGGTCGTCTTCCGGGAACGACGACCGGTCCACCCCGAGCGGTTCGCGTCGTTCCTTCGGGAACTGCCCGACAACGTCGTCCGATCGAAGGGAGTCGTCTGGGTCGCCGGCCGCGACGCGAAGGTCGAACTCTCCCAGGCCGGCCCGTCCGTCCGGGCAACGAACAACGGTCCCTGGATCGCAACCCTCCCCGAGATCCGGCGAGACCTGTACCGCTCCAACCGCCCCGACCTCGAGTGGCACGACGAGCACGGCGACCGGCGGACGGAACTCGTCGTCATCGGAACGGGCCTCGACGAGAAACGACTGCGTTCGAGGCTCCGGGACTGCCTGGTCACGGACGAGGAGTGGGAGCGAGCCGAGACGCTCGCGAACCCGTTTCCGGACGAGGCCGAGGAGGCGGTCGTGCTCCGCGAACCCTGA